From Demequina capsici, one genomic window encodes:
- a CDS encoding ABC-F family ATP-binding cassette domain-containing protein, with product MRIGARVLLQPTSFQVGPGDRVGLVGRNGAGKTTLTKILAGEGQPTSGKAIQKGSLGYLPQDPRTGDLDQLAMDRILSVRDLAGLMRKLRDAEEAMASEDDKVRDKAMDAYPRLEERFRAAGGYAAEAEASQIAANLGLDSRILGQPVGTLSGGQRRRVELSRILFSGADTLLLDEPTNHLDADSIQWLRNFLSGFQGGLIVISHDVELLRQTVTKVFHLDANRGVMDQYAMKWDLYLRQREADERRRRRERDNAEKKASALMAQADKMRAKATKAVAAQNMAKRAERLLADTEGVRQQDKVASLRFPTPAACGKTPLRAEGLSKSYGSLEVFTDVDLAIDRGSRVVILGLNGAGKTTLLRLLSGVEDPDTGEIQPGHGLKLGYYAQEHDTLDLDATVGQNMAHAAPDLGETEVRKVLGSFLFTGDDADKPARVLSGGEKTRLALATLVVSQANVLLLDEPTNNLDPASRAEILNALRTYEGAVILVTHDEGAVEALEPDRVLLLPDAVEDLYNESYRDLISLA from the coding sequence ATGCGCATCGGCGCCCGGGTGCTGCTGCAACCCACGTCGTTCCAGGTGGGGCCCGGCGACCGGGTCGGCCTGGTGGGTCGCAACGGCGCAGGCAAGACGACGCTCACCAAGATCCTCGCAGGCGAGGGCCAGCCGACTTCCGGCAAGGCGATCCAGAAGGGCTCGCTCGGCTACCTGCCGCAGGACCCGCGCACCGGCGACCTCGATCAGCTCGCGATGGACCGCATCCTGTCCGTCCGCGATCTCGCGGGCCTCATGCGCAAGCTCCGTGACGCCGAGGAGGCGATGGCGAGCGAGGACGACAAGGTGCGTGACAAGGCGATGGACGCATACCCGCGCCTCGAGGAGAGGTTCCGCGCCGCGGGTGGCTACGCCGCCGAGGCAGAGGCGTCCCAGATCGCAGCGAACCTGGGTCTCGACTCGCGCATCCTGGGGCAGCCCGTCGGCACGCTCTCCGGAGGTCAGCGTCGCCGCGTCGAGCTGTCGCGCATCCTCTTCTCCGGGGCCGACACGCTGCTGCTCGACGAACCCACCAACCACCTCGACGCCGACTCGATCCAGTGGCTGCGGAACTTCCTGTCAGGCTTCCAGGGCGGCCTCATCGTCATCTCCCACGACGTCGAGCTGCTGCGCCAGACCGTGACGAAGGTGTTCCATCTCGACGCGAACCGTGGGGTGATGGACCAGTACGCGATGAAGTGGGACCTGTACCTGCGGCAGCGCGAGGCCGATGAGCGTCGTCGCCGCCGCGAGCGCGACAACGCGGAGAAGAAGGCATCCGCGCTGATGGCGCAGGCCGACAAGATGCGCGCCAAGGCCACGAAGGCCGTCGCGGCCCAGAACATGGCGAAGCGCGCCGAGCGGCTGCTCGCGGACACCGAGGGGGTGCGCCAGCAGGACAAGGTCGCCTCGCTGAGGTTCCCCACGCCCGCTGCGTGCGGCAAGACGCCGCTGCGAGCGGAGGGGCTCAGCAAGTCGTACGGCTCGCTCGAGGTGTTCACCGACGTGGATCTGGCGATCGACCGTGGCTCCCGAGTCGTCATCCTCGGCCTCAACGGTGCGGGCAAGACGACGCTGCTGAGGCTCCTGTCCGGTGTGGAGGACCCCGACACGGGCGAGATCCAGCCCGGGCACGGGCTGAAGCTCGGCTACTACGCGCAGGAGCACGACACGCTCGACCTGGACGCGACCGTCGGTCAGAACATGGCGCATGCCGCGCCCGATCTGGGCGAGACCGAGGTGCGCAAGGTGCTCGGTTCCTTCCTGTTCACGGGCGACGATGCCGACAAGCCGGCGCGCGTGCTCTCGGGAGGCGAGAAGACCCGCCTGGCGCTCGCCACGCTGGTCGTGAGCCAGGCGAACGTGCTTCTGCTCGACGAGCCGACGAACAACCTCGACCCTGCGTCGCGTGCGGAGATACTCAACGCCCTGCGCACATACGAGGGTGCCGTCATCCTGGTCACGCACGACGAGGGCGCGGTGGAGGCTCTGGAGCCCGATCGGGTCCTGCTCCTGCCCGACGCGGTCGAGGACCTCTACAACGAGAGCTACCGCGACCTCATCTCGCTCGCCTGA
- a CDS encoding basic amino acid/polyamine antiporter, producing MTIAQDRPRTMPMPVLASMVVGSMVGAGVFSLPSSFAASAGVVGAALAWGVAGGGMLMLAFVFQRLAVRRPDLDSGIVAYARAGFGSYVGFFSAFGYWASACIANVTYWVLLSSTLGALIPAFGEGDTLWALAFGTIGLWTFHLVIARGVSQAALLNAITTVAKIVPLVLFVVIVAAGGFSWDVFVANLRGDTAVLGPIAAQVRATMLVTVFVFLGVEGASVYSRYARRRADVGRATVLGFLTVLALFVVVTMLGYGVMPRDELAGLRQPSVAGVLQAVVGPWGGWFIGIGLAVSVLGAYLAWSLLASEVLFEAARQDDAPRLLSRVNAKGVPIAALTATSVATQAFLFVTHFSASAFDFSLALTSTLALLPYLLTAGFGLKEALGPRRWSGAVAIAAVAVVYTAYLVYAAGMKYLLLALLVYAPASILYVWARRERGMQVFSTWEIGLCAVSVAGAAAAAVALATRTITL from the coding sequence ATGACGATCGCCCAGGATCGACCACGCACCATGCCGATGCCCGTGCTGGCCTCCATGGTGGTCGGCTCGATGGTCGGAGCGGGCGTCTTCTCGTTGCCGTCGTCGTTCGCCGCGTCCGCGGGCGTGGTCGGTGCCGCCCTCGCCTGGGGCGTCGCCGGCGGCGGGATGCTCATGCTTGCCTTCGTCTTCCAGAGGCTCGCCGTGCGCCGCCCCGACCTGGACTCGGGCATCGTCGCCTATGCCCGCGCCGGCTTCGGAAGCTACGTCGGCTTCTTCTCCGCGTTCGGGTACTGGGCGTCGGCATGCATCGCCAACGTCACCTACTGGGTGCTGCTCTCGTCCACGCTCGGTGCACTCATCCCCGCGTTCGGAGAGGGCGACACCCTCTGGGCGCTTGCGTTCGGCACGATCGGCCTGTGGACCTTCCACCTCGTCATCGCCCGAGGAGTGTCGCAGGCGGCTCTTCTCAATGCGATCACCACTGTCGCCAAGATTGTGCCGCTGGTGCTCTTCGTCGTGATCGTCGCGGCTGGCGGCTTCTCCTGGGACGTCTTCGTCGCGAATCTCCGCGGTGACACCGCGGTGCTCGGGCCGATCGCAGCACAGGTGCGGGCGACGATGCTCGTCACCGTGTTCGTGTTCCTCGGGGTCGAGGGGGCGAGCGTCTACTCGCGCTACGCGCGTCGCCGAGCGGACGTCGGCCGAGCCACGGTGCTGGGATTCCTGACGGTGCTCGCGCTCTTCGTCGTCGTGACGATGCTCGGGTACGGAGTCATGCCGCGAGACGAGCTCGCTGGGCTCAGGCAGCCGTCCGTGGCGGGCGTGCTCCAGGCGGTGGTCGGTCCGTGGGGCGGCTGGTTCATCGGCATCGGTCTCGCCGTGTCCGTGCTCGGTGCCTACCTCGCGTGGTCGCTCCTCGCCTCAGAGGTGCTGTTCGAGGCGGCGAGGCAGGACGACGCTCCTCGGCTCCTGAGCCGTGTCAACGCGAAGGGTGTGCCGATCGCGGCGCTCACTGCGACGTCGGTGGCGACGCAGGCCTTCCTGTTCGTCACCCACTTCTCGGCGAGCGCCTTCGACTTCTCGCTCGCGCTCACCAGCACGCTCGCGCTGCTTCCCTATCTGCTCACCGCAGGATTCGGGCTCAAGGAGGCGCTCGGCCCCCGCCGCTGGTCAGGTGCGGTCGCGATCGCCGCGGTCGCCGTGGTGTACACCGCATACCTGGTGTACGCGGCCGGCATGAAGTACCTGCTGCTCGCGCTGCTCGTGTACGCACCCGCGTCGATCCTGTACGTGTGGGCCAGGCGGGAGCGCGGGATGCAGGTCTTCTCCACGTGGGAGATCGGACTGTGCGCCGTGAGCGTCGCCGGCGCGGCCGCCGCGGCCGTGGCGCTCGCCACCCGCACGATCACCCTCTGA
- a CDS encoding energy-coupling factor ABC transporter ATP-binding protein, whose amino-acid sequence MIVFEDATVVAPDSGVTILEPTTLTLRERHISVIGANGSGKSTLARLINGLVMPTEGTVTVEGKSTHKHGREVRRMVGFLFTDPSAQLIMPTAAEDVMLSLRRTVKGRDARMRAALEALDALGLADRADVAVSALSGGQRQLLALAGVLAVAPSIIVADEPTTLLDLKWRGHVGALLRSLPVQLIEVTHDLDSAMRAERTLVIDSGRVAFDGAPGDAVQFYRDLIFGRPEQAQRA is encoded by the coding sequence ATGATCGTTTTCGAGGACGCGACAGTCGTCGCGCCGGACTCGGGCGTCACCATCCTTGAGCCGACCACCCTGACGCTGCGTGAGCGCCACATCTCCGTCATCGGAGCCAACGGCTCGGGGAAGTCCACGCTGGCACGGCTCATCAACGGCCTGGTGATGCCCACCGAGGGCACTGTCACCGTCGAGGGCAAGAGCACCCACAAGCACGGGCGTGAGGTCCGGCGCATGGTGGGCTTCCTGTTCACGGACCCGTCGGCGCAGCTCATCATGCCCACCGCGGCCGAGGACGTGATGCTGTCGCTGCGGCGCACCGTGAAGGGCCGTGACGCGCGGATGCGCGCTGCGCTCGAGGCACTCGACGCGCTCGGGCTCGCCGATCGCGCCGACGTCGCCGTCAGCGCCCTCTCAGGTGGGCAGCGCCAGCTGCTCGCGCTCGCAGGCGTGCTCGCGGTGGCGCCCAGCATCATCGTCGCCGACGAGCCGACCACCCTGCTCGACCTGAAGTGGCGTGGACACGTCGGTGCCCTGCTGAGATCGCTCCCCGTGCAGCTGATCGAGGTCACGCACGACCTCGACAGCGCCATGCGTGCCGAGCGGACGCTCGTGATCGATTCCGGTCGGGTCGCCTTCGACGGCGCACCCGGCGATGCCGTCCAGTTCTATCGCGACCTCATCTTCGGCCGCCCCGAGCAGGCACAGCGCGCATGA
- a CDS encoding non-heme iron oxygenase ferredoxin subunit → MSEQVACNVTDVKPGTALLAELTLADGSEQPFAIVRAEDGEFYAIDDTCTHGQVSLSEGDVEGCEIECWAHGGRFDFRTGAATELPALSPVKAYPVRVDGELVLVDIDNPKTPQAS, encoded by the coding sequence GTGAGCGAGCAGGTCGCCTGCAACGTCACCGACGTCAAGCCCGGGACGGCGCTGCTGGCCGAGCTGACGCTCGCGGACGGCTCCGAGCAGCCGTTCGCCATCGTCCGCGCCGAGGACGGCGAGTTCTACGCGATCGACGACACCTGCACCCACGGTCAGGTCTCCCTCTCCGAGGGCGACGTCGAGGGCTGCGAGATCGAATGCTGGGCGCACGGCGGTCGCTTCGACTTCCGCACCGGCGCCGCGACGGAGCTTCCCGCCCTGTCGCCCGTGAAGGCGTACCCCGTCCGAGTCGACGGCGAGCTGGTGCTCGTCGACATCGACAACCCCAAGACCCCCCAGGCTTCCTGA
- the sufU gene encoding Fe-S cluster assembly sulfur transfer protein SufU yields the protein MSSLEQMYQQVIMDHARARHGAGLVDLDLPAVGESHQVNTTCGDEVTLRVGLDGGRVSSVHWEGQGCSISQASVSVLTELVEGHSLEETDEVYEAFRALMGNRGEDLGDDRDDMLGDAGAFVGVGKYPARIKCALLGWMALRDAIAHAQAAEGAEGETHG from the coding sequence ATGAGCAGCCTTGAGCAGATGTACCAGCAGGTCATCATGGACCACGCGCGTGCCCGTCACGGGGCTGGGCTCGTGGACCTCGACCTGCCGGCCGTGGGGGAGTCCCACCAGGTCAACACGACCTGCGGCGACGAGGTGACGCTGCGCGTCGGACTCGACGGCGGCAGGGTCTCGTCGGTGCACTGGGAAGGCCAGGGGTGCTCCATCTCGCAGGCGTCCGTCTCGGTCCTCACCGAGCTCGTCGAGGGCCACAGCCTCGAGGAGACCGACGAGGTGTACGAGGCTTTCCGCGCGCTTATGGGCAACCGCGGCGAGGACCTCGGCGACGACCGGGACGACATGCTTGGGGACGCCGGCGCCTTCGTGGGCGTCGGCAAGTATCCTGCCCGTATCAAATGCGCCCTGCTGGGCTGGATGGCGCTGCGCGATGCGATCGCGCATGCGCAGGCAGCCGAGGGCGCGGAAGGAGAGACGCATGGCTGA
- a CDS encoding DUF1697 domain-containing protein, with translation MSATHVVLIRGINVGGSNKVPMAELRASLQAAGLSQVRTYIQSGNVLVDAGGMPSSSVSSLAERVLLDRFGVETVAVTVSARMMRRAVSEAPEGFGSDPGVYHCDVAFLRPGIDMADAVAAFSVRDGVDTLWQGDAVVYFQRLSAQRTRSRLSRVMSTPLYKHMTIRNWRTTTTVASMLDA, from the coding sequence GTGAGCGCGACCCATGTCGTCCTGATCCGCGGCATCAACGTCGGCGGCAGCAACAAGGTGCCCATGGCCGAGCTCCGCGCGTCGCTCCAGGCGGCGGGGCTCAGTCAGGTTCGGACGTACATCCAGTCCGGCAACGTCCTCGTGGACGCGGGCGGCATGCCGTCGTCGTCGGTGAGCTCGCTGGCGGAGCGTGTCCTTCTGGACCGCTTCGGCGTCGAGACCGTCGCGGTCACCGTCTCGGCCCGCATGATGCGCCGTGCGGTGTCAGAGGCCCCCGAGGGCTTCGGCAGCGACCCTGGCGTGTACCACTGCGATGTCGCGTTCCTTCGTCCCGGCATCGACATGGCCGACGCGGTCGCGGCCTTCTCCGTGAGGGACGGCGTCGACACCCTCTGGCAGGGCGACGCGGTCGTGTACTTCCAGCGGCTCAGCGCACAGCGCACGAGATCCCGGCTGTCCCGCGTGATGAGCACCCCGCTGTACAAGCACATGACGATCCGCAACTGGCGGACCACGACCACAGTGGCGTCGATGCTCGACGCGTGA
- a CDS encoding energy-coupling factor transporter transmembrane component T family protein encodes MNPTLGNYRPLRTPLHLAPAWFKVLLLAAVSVLMVLVQDVATGLAFAAASLALYLSTMPPWKVALKAILWTTLFAAMAAGYQLWRGELRLGLDIATDLFTVVFLALAVSSSTPMSEMLDLISGLLRPLRRFVPHETIGLMFSLLIRLIPEMIQILGQSRQAAMARGAERSPRAILVPAATRTVGFAVDLGQALHARGIADEATEDHSDELTEEIPQSRRARRAVSSRRARQRRAG; translated from the coding sequence ATGAACCCGACGCTCGGGAACTACCGCCCGCTGCGCACCCCCCTGCACCTCGCTCCCGCGTGGTTCAAGGTGCTGCTGCTCGCCGCGGTCTCCGTGCTCATGGTCCTGGTGCAGGACGTGGCCACCGGCCTGGCGTTCGCGGCAGCCTCGCTGGCCCTCTACCTGTCCACGATGCCGCCGTGGAAGGTCGCTCTGAAGGCCATCCTCTGGACCACGCTTTTCGCCGCGATGGCGGCCGGGTACCAGCTGTGGCGCGGCGAGTTGCGGCTGGGCCTCGACATCGCGACCGACCTGTTCACGGTCGTGTTCCTCGCGCTCGCGGTCTCCAGCTCGACGCCGATGTCCGAGATGCTGGACCTCATCTCCGGATTGCTGCGTCCCCTCAGGCGATTCGTCCCGCACGAGACCATAGGCCTGATGTTCTCCCTGCTCATCCGCCTGATCCCCGAGATGATTCAGATTCTGGGCCAGTCGCGCCAAGCGGCGATGGCGCGCGGCGCCGAACGCTCCCCGCGTGCGATCCTGGTGCCCGCCGCAACGCGCACGGTCGGCTTCGCCGTGGACCTCGGCCAGGCGCTCCACGCCCGGGGCATCGCCGACGAGGCGACCGAGGACCACTCAGACGAGCTCACCGAGGAGATCCCGCAATCGCGGCGCGCGAGGCGTGCAGTGTCGTCCCGCAGGGCGCGTCAGCGCCGCGCGGGCTAA
- a CDS encoding SufS family cysteine desulfurase translates to MLPDLRDDFPLLARTVRNGKPLAYLDSGATAQRPHTVLHAMDEFDRLHNGAVARGAHLLAEEATEAFEGARASVARLVNAYRPDEIVWTENATAAINLVANGIGNASAGQGGAESARFRIGPGDSIVVTQAEHHANLIPWQQLAARTGATLRWIELDDDGRLRLEQLATVVDGTTKVVAFTHASNVTGVITNVPPVVARAREVGALTVLDACQSVPHIPVDVQALGVDFAAFSGHKMLGPTGIGALWGRKELLDVLPPSVFGGGAIQIVTLEETTWHEAPTRFEAGTQPVTQAVGMGAAAEYLMGLGMKDVAAHERRIAQIIREGADAIPGVRLLGPVGDPDADDVLGLAAVVVDGVHAHDVGQVLDDQGIAVRVGHHCAQPLHRRFSVTGSTRASAHVYTTEQDALRFLDALASVRDFFGVHA, encoded by the coding sequence ATGCTTCCCGACCTGCGTGACGACTTCCCGCTCCTGGCCCGCACGGTCAGGAACGGGAAGCCGCTCGCATACCTCGACTCCGGTGCGACCGCGCAACGCCCGCACACGGTGCTGCATGCCATGGACGAGTTCGACCGTCTTCACAATGGCGCCGTCGCTCGAGGCGCCCACCTGTTGGCGGAGGAGGCCACCGAGGCGTTCGAAGGTGCTCGTGCCTCGGTCGCTCGACTCGTGAATGCGTACCGCCCCGATGAGATCGTCTGGACCGAGAACGCGACCGCCGCGATCAACCTCGTAGCGAACGGCATCGGCAACGCGTCGGCCGGTCAGGGCGGTGCCGAGTCGGCACGCTTCCGCATCGGTCCCGGCGACTCGATCGTCGTCACCCAGGCGGAGCACCACGCGAACCTGATCCCGTGGCAGCAGCTAGCCGCTCGCACCGGCGCGACGCTCCGGTGGATCGAGCTGGACGACGACGGTCGTCTGCGACTCGAACAGCTCGCCACCGTCGTCGACGGGACGACGAAGGTGGTCGCGTTCACGCACGCGAGCAACGTCACCGGCGTGATCACGAACGTCCCGCCGGTCGTCGCGCGGGCTCGCGAGGTCGGCGCGCTCACGGTGCTGGACGCCTGCCAGTCGGTGCCGCACATCCCGGTCGACGTGCAGGCGCTCGGGGTCGACTTCGCGGCGTTCTCCGGTCACAAGATGCTCGGGCCGACCGGCATCGGAGCTCTCTGGGGACGCAAGGAGCTGCTGGACGTGCTCCCGCCGTCGGTCTTCGGAGGCGGAGCGATCCAGATCGTCACGCTTGAGGAGACCACCTGGCACGAGGCTCCGACGCGCTTCGAGGCGGGCACGCAGCCTGTGACGCAGGCGGTCGGCATGGGCGCCGCGGCGGAGTACCTCATGGGTCTCGGCATGAAGGACGTCGCGGCACACGAGCGACGGATCGCGCAGATCATCCGCGAGGGCGCCGACGCGATTCCCGGCGTGCGGCTGCTCGGTCCTGTGGGCGATCCGGACGCCGACGACGTGCTCGGTCTTGCCGCGGTCGTCGTCGACGGCGTCCACGCGCATGACGTCGGCCAGGTGCTCGACGACCAAGGGATCGCGGTGCGGGTGGGCCACCACTGCGCCCAGCCCCTTCACCGGCGCTTCTCCGTCACGGGATCGACCCGCGCGAGCGCCCACGTGTACACGACCGAGCAGGACGCGCTGCGGTTCCTCGACGCGCTCGCCTCGGTCCGAGACTTCTTCGGAGTGCATGCATGA
- the sufC gene encoding Fe-S cluster assembly ATPase SufC gives MSTLEIKNLHASVETPDGTKQILKGVDLTIRSGETHAIMGPNGSGKSTLAYSIAGHPKYTITEGSVTLDGEDVLAMTVDQRAKAGLFLAMQYPVEVPGVSVSNFLRTAKTAVSGEAPKLRQWVKDVKVSMDNLRMDPAFAERNVNEGFSGGEKKRHEILQMELLEPKIAILDETDSGLDVDALRIVSEGVNRIKDNTGLGVMLITHYTRILNYIKPDYVHVFVNGRVAEEGGPELAERLENEGYDRFLVDA, from the coding sequence ATGAGCACTCTAGAGATCAAGAACCTCCACGCCTCCGTGGAGACCCCCGACGGCACCAAGCAGATCCTCAAGGGCGTCGACCTGACCATCAGGTCCGGAGAGACGCACGCGATCATGGGCCCGAACGGCTCCGGCAAGTCGACGCTCGCGTACTCGATCGCCGGCCACCCGAAGTACACCATCACGGAGGGCAGCGTCACGCTGGACGGCGAGGACGTGCTGGCGATGACCGTCGACCAGCGTGCCAAGGCCGGCCTCTTCCTGGCTATGCAGTACCCGGTCGAGGTTCCTGGCGTGTCCGTGTCCAACTTCCTGCGCACCGCCAAGACGGCAGTGTCGGGCGAGGCCCCCAAGCTGCGCCAGTGGGTGAAGGACGTGAAGGTGTCGATGGACAACCTCCGCATGGACCCGGCCTTCGCGGAGCGCAATGTCAACGAGGGCTTCTCCGGCGGTGAGAAGAAGCGCCACGAGATCCTCCAGATGGAGCTCCTCGAGCCGAAGATCGCGATCCTCGACGAGACCGACTCCGGCCTGGACGTCGACGCGCTGCGCATCGTCTCCGAGGGCGTGAACCGCATCAAGGACAACACGGGCCTGGGCGTCATGCTGATCACGCACTACACGCGCATCCTCAACTACATCAAGCCTGACTACGTGCACGTGTTCGTCAACGGCCGCGTCGCAGAAGAGGGCGGGCCTGAGCTCGCCGAGCGCCTCGAGAACGAGGGCTACGACCGCTTCCTGGTGGACGCGTAA
- a CDS encoding metal-sulfur cluster assembly factor, producing the protein MAETTAPSNAADVEEALRDVIDPELGINVVDLGLVYGVQLDENRHAVIDMTLTSAACPLTDVIEDQASQVLAGLVDGFRINWVWMPPWGPDKITDDGREQLRALGFNV; encoded by the coding sequence ATGGCTGAGACCACCGCACCGTCCAACGCCGCGGACGTCGAGGAGGCGTTGCGCGACGTCATCGACCCCGAGCTCGGCATCAACGTCGTCGACCTAGGCCTGGTCTACGGCGTCCAGCTCGACGAGAACCGTCATGCGGTCATCGACATGACGCTCACGTCCGCGGCCTGCCCGCTGACCGACGTCATTGAGGACCAGGCGTCGCAGGTGCTGGCCGGCCTCGTCGATGGCTTCCGCATCAACTGGGTGTGGATGCCGCCGTGGGGTCCGGACAAGATCACCGACGACGGTCGCGAGCAGCTGCGCGCGCTCGGGTTCAACGTCTGA
- a CDS encoding SURF1 family protein — MSSPDSPGTRALRVIREIGWPRLLVTVLVVLVLSTLCVIAGRWQYGRYVTKADALAAYHAAQALPPAQVEDVAPPADTARDAAAALPDGAEWRTVGVTGTIDPGSLTALRNRPVDSAAALQYLAWMHLDDGAVVLVNLGWSTVEDEQATTAALTATIPSGEVTLTGTMRAFERDDGKRGGGATRITPAQMPDPGSRHVVPGYVVAADRCALLCGTDSPLAAVPLPTLDLGPHLSYAWQWWAFSLMVPVGAWILTRRDLEMKRAAEGVVTPAPAPRPRRRRAPTDEEIEDAL; from the coding sequence GTGAGCTCCCCCGACTCCCCTGGCACGCGTGCACTGCGCGTGATCCGAGAGATCGGGTGGCCACGTCTGCTTGTGACGGTGCTGGTGGTGCTCGTGCTGTCGACGCTGTGCGTCATCGCGGGTCGGTGGCAGTACGGCAGGTACGTGACGAAGGCCGACGCGCTGGCTGCCTACCACGCGGCCCAGGCGCTCCCCCCCGCACAGGTGGAGGACGTCGCACCGCCCGCCGACACCGCGCGCGATGCCGCCGCGGCGCTGCCCGACGGCGCGGAGTGGCGGACGGTGGGCGTGACCGGCACGATCGACCCCGGCAGCCTCACCGCGCTGCGGAACCGTCCGGTGGACTCGGCGGCGGCGCTGCAGTACCTGGCGTGGATGCATCTGGACGACGGCGCCGTCGTGCTCGTCAACCTGGGCTGGAGCACGGTCGAGGACGAGCAGGCGACGACGGCCGCGCTCACGGCGACGATCCCGTCAGGCGAGGTGACCCTCACGGGCACCATGCGCGCCTTCGAGCGGGACGACGGCAAGCGCGGCGGCGGCGCGACCCGCATCACTCCTGCCCAGATGCCGGACCCGGGGTCGCGGCACGTGGTCCCCGGCTACGTGGTCGCCGCCGACCGGTGCGCGCTCCTGTGCGGCACCGATAGCCCCCTGGCAGCCGTGCCCCTGCCCACGCTCGATCTGGGGCCCCACCTCAGCTACGCCTGGCAGTGGTGGGCGTTCTCGCTCATGGTGCCTGTGGGCGCATGGATCCTCACGCGCCGCGACCTCGAGATGAAGCGCGCCGCGGAGGGCGTGGTCACCCCCGCGCCCGCGCCGAGGCCACGCCGACGGCGCGCGCCCACGGACGAGGAGATCGAGGACGCGCTCTGA
- a CDS encoding biotin transporter BioY, whose product MALHKHFTGPNVALVSVFAALIAASTLVPSFELAVGVPLSLQTFAVILAGACLGPWRGSAAVLLYLTVGTAGAPIFAGHVGGLGVWAGTTGGFLAGFVAGAFATGWIARAARRRGRLSLPTLLLACAVGSLIVINLIGWGWVGVRFDVAPRDLLIAMAPFFPGDVIKVVASAFVAWAVHRSYPGLLPATRRRDAARVDAATA is encoded by the coding sequence ATGGCGCTGCACAAGCACTTCACCGGGCCCAACGTGGCCCTCGTCTCAGTCTTCGCCGCGTTGATCGCCGCGTCGACGCTTGTCCCCTCCTTCGAGCTGGCGGTCGGAGTGCCGCTGTCGCTCCAGACGTTCGCGGTGATCCTCGCAGGTGCCTGCCTCGGTCCATGGCGCGGCAGTGCCGCCGTCCTGCTGTACCTGACGGTCGGCACCGCAGGCGCGCCGATCTTCGCCGGGCACGTCGGCGGGCTCGGAGTCTGGGCGGGCACCACCGGAGGGTTCCTCGCGGGCTTCGTCGCCGGCGCCTTCGCGACCGGATGGATCGCACGCGCGGCGCGCAGGCGCGGAAGGCTCTCCCTGCCGACGCTCCTGCTCGCCTGCGCCGTCGGCTCGCTCATCGTCATCAACCTCATCGGCTGGGGCTGGGTGGGCGTCCGGTTCGACGTCGCGCCGCGGGATCTCCTGATCGCGATGGCACCGTTCTTCCCCGGCGACGTGATCAAGGTCGTCGCCTCCGCATTCGTCGCGTGGGCCGTCCACCGCTCCTACCCGGGTCTGCTTCCTGCCACCAGGCGGCGGGACGCGGCGCGGGTCGATGCCGCAACCGCCTAG